A single window of Microbispora hainanensis DNA harbors:
- a CDS encoding DUF4032 domain-containing protein, translated as MPLQITGAPSDPDLIRLPWDVPLEEWPVHHLVTLPRGISRHVVRFARLSGRVYAIKEISTRYAKREYQLLWDLARQDAPAVEPVAVVTGRTTPDGTELDSALITRHLQFSLPYRAVLSGSVRPDTLIRLLDALAVLLVRLHLSGFYWGDCSLSNTLFRRDAGAFAAYLVDAETGELHPAISEGQRSHDIDVAHVNIYGEMLDLEAGGLLHPTIDPLAFAEQLVERYQRLWDELTEDEIIEEVDWHRVDQRVRRLNSLGFDVAEMMVRRKAGTSRLIVRPKVVDAGHHQRRLLRLTGLDVEENQARRLLNDLDSFRVSTGLRHEDEAIVAHRWLAEVFQPVVNAIPADLRRKLEPAQLFHEVLDHRWYMSEAAGRDVGLEAAVRSYVDNVLVHKPDEKAVIVTSDPLSP; from the coding sequence GTGCCCCTGCAGATCACCGGCGCCCCGAGCGACCCCGACCTGATCCGGCTGCCGTGGGACGTCCCCCTCGAAGAGTGGCCCGTCCACCACCTGGTGACGCTGCCGCGCGGCATCTCGCGTCACGTGGTGCGCTTCGCCCGGCTCAGCGGCCGGGTGTACGCGATCAAGGAGATCAGCACCAGGTATGCCAAGCGGGAGTACCAGCTCCTGTGGGACCTGGCGCGGCAGGACGCCCCCGCCGTCGAGCCGGTCGCCGTCGTCACCGGCAGGACCACCCCGGACGGCACCGAGCTGGACTCGGCCCTGATCACGCGGCACCTGCAGTTCTCGCTGCCCTACCGCGCGGTGCTGTCGGGGTCGGTGCGGCCCGACACGCTGATCCGCCTGCTCGACGCGCTCGCGGTCCTGCTCGTACGGCTGCACCTGAGCGGCTTCTACTGGGGCGACTGCTCGCTGTCGAACACGCTGTTCCGGCGGGACGCCGGGGCGTTCGCGGCCTACCTGGTGGACGCCGAGACCGGGGAGCTCCATCCGGCGATCAGCGAGGGCCAGCGGTCGCACGACATCGACGTGGCGCACGTCAACATCTATGGCGAGATGCTCGACCTGGAGGCGGGCGGGCTGCTCCACCCGACCATCGACCCGCTGGCCTTCGCCGAGCAGCTCGTCGAGCGCTACCAGCGGCTGTGGGACGAGCTGACCGAGGACGAGATCATCGAGGAGGTCGACTGGCACCGCGTGGACCAGCGGGTGCGCCGCCTCAACTCGCTCGGCTTCGACGTCGCGGAGATGATGGTGCGCCGCAAGGCCGGCACGTCCCGCCTGATCGTCCGGCCGAAGGTCGTCGACGCCGGGCACCACCAGCGCCGCCTGCTGCGCCTGACCGGCCTCGACGTTGAGGAGAACCAGGCCAGGCGGCTGCTCAACGACCTCGACTCGTTCCGGGTGTCCACCGGCCTGCGGCACGAGGACGAGGCGATCGTGGCCCACCGATGGCTGGCCGAGGTGTTCCAGCCGGTGGTGAACGCGATCCCGGCCGACCTGCGGCGCAAGCTGGAGCCCGCCCAGCTCTTCCACGAGGTGCTCGACCACCGCTGGTACATGTCGGAGGCCGCGGGCAGGGACGTCGGCCTGGAGGCGGCGGTGCGGTCCTACGTGGACAACGTCCTGGTGCACAAGCCCGACGAGAAGGCCGTGATCGTCACGTCGGATCCCCTGTCTCCCTGA
- a CDS encoding DUF523 domain-containing protein translates to MERILVSACLLGSRVRYDGGAKTSDDELLARWRAEGRLVRFCPEVEGGLPVPRPPAEIEGGAGGAAVLAGEARILTPEGDDVTAAFVSGARQALAVAQSRGVRVAILKEGSPSCGSLRIYDGSHRGRTTPGQGVTTALLELNGIRVFGEDRIPEAAQYLASLVRETGDPT, encoded by the coding sequence GTGGAACGGATTCTCGTCAGCGCCTGTCTGCTCGGCAGCCGGGTGCGCTACGACGGCGGGGCCAAGACCAGCGACGACGAGCTGCTCGCCCGCTGGCGCGCCGAGGGACGTCTGGTGCGGTTCTGCCCCGAGGTCGAGGGCGGGCTGCCCGTTCCCCGGCCGCCCGCCGAGATCGAGGGCGGCGCGGGCGGCGCGGCCGTCCTGGCGGGCGAGGCCCGGATCCTGACACCGGAGGGCGACGACGTCACCGCCGCGTTCGTCTCCGGGGCGCGGCAGGCCCTCGCCGTCGCCCAGTCCCGCGGCGTACGGGTCGCGATCCTCAAGGAGGGCAGCCCGTCGTGCGGGTCCCTGCGGATCTACGACGGGAGCCACCGGGGGAGGACCACCCCCGGGCAGGGCGTGACGACCGCGCTGCTCGAGCTGAACGGCATCCGCGTCTTCGGCGAGGACCGGATCCCCGAGGCCGCTCAGTATCTTGCGAGCCTTGTCAGGGAGACAGGGGATCCGACGTGA
- a CDS encoding roadblock/LC7 domain-containing protein gives MDLRHDVHHGIHEELVALRERAPEITGALTCTIDGMLVTTDLTADTEQTAALTSALLSLSRKMTDLARIGLLKETLISGTQGHTACYAAGPTLVLAVRTCQGADLRQLRIEGLRAANRIAALAGRG, from the coding sequence GTGGATCTGCGCCACGACGTACATCACGGCATACACGAGGAGCTCGTCGCTTTGCGCGAACGCGCGCCCGAGATCACGGGAGCGCTCACCTGCACGATCGACGGCATGCTCGTGACGACGGACCTGACCGCCGACACCGAGCAGACCGCGGCGCTCACGTCGGCGCTGCTGTCGCTGAGCCGGAAGATGACCGACCTCGCCAGGATCGGGCTGCTGAAGGAGACGCTGATCTCCGGCACCCAGGGACACACCGCGTGTTACGCCGCGGGCCCCACGCTCGTCCTCGCCGTCCGCACGTGTCAGGGAGCCGATCTCCGCCAGCTCCGGATCGAGGGGCTCAGGGCGGCGAACAGGATCGCCGCCCTCGCCGGACGCGGATGA
- a CDS encoding alpha/beta hydrolase gives MRATANGIEICYEVFGEPGGRPVVLIMGLGAQMISWPEEFIGLLVESGHRVVRFDNRDVGLSTHFTPADGDAPAPSYLLDDMADDTAGLMDVLGWESAHVVGASMGGMIAQALAIRHPARVRTLTSIMSTPGPRVGRATEEAMAALTAPAPQDRDGAIVRALENARVIGSPGYEMDVERITRLAGEAYDRAFDPAGTARQFIAIRRSADRTEGLRGLSVPALVIHGEDDPLVTLEGGTATADAIPGAKLLTFPGMGHDLPRPLWPVIAEAITELTGRV, from the coding sequence ATGCGTGCGACGGCTAACGGCATCGAGATCTGCTACGAGGTGTTCGGCGAGCCCGGGGGACGTCCGGTCGTCCTCATCATGGGGCTCGGAGCACAGATGATCAGCTGGCCCGAGGAGTTCATCGGCCTGCTCGTGGAGTCGGGTCACCGCGTCGTCCGGTTCGACAACCGGGACGTGGGCCTGTCCACCCACTTCACCCCGGCGGACGGCGACGCGCCCGCCCCCTCCTACCTCCTGGACGACATGGCCGACGACACGGCCGGCCTGATGGACGTGCTGGGCTGGGAGAGCGCCCACGTGGTGGGCGCGTCGATGGGCGGCATGATCGCCCAGGCCCTCGCCATCCGCCACCCCGCCCGGGTCCGTACGCTGACCTCGATCATGTCCACCCCCGGGCCCCGCGTGGGGCGGGCGACCGAGGAGGCCATGGCTGCGCTGACGGCGCCCGCCCCGCAGGACCGCGACGGGGCGATCGTCCGCGCCCTGGAGAACGCGCGGGTCATCGGCTCTCCCGGCTACGAGATGGACGTCGAGCGGATCACCCGCCTGGCCGGGGAGGCCTACGACCGGGCGTTCGACCCCGCGGGCACCGCCCGGCAGTTCATCGCGATCCGGAGGTCGGCCGACCGTACGGAGGGGCTGCGCGGGCTCTCGGTGCCCGCGCTGGTGATCCACGGCGAGGACGACCCGCTGGTCACCCTCGAAGGCGGGACCGCGACCGCGGACGCCATCCCCGGCGCGAAGCTGCTGACCTTCCCCGGAATGGGCCACGACCTGCCCCGCCCGCTCTGGCCGGTCATCGCGGAGGCGATCACCGAGTTGACCGGGAGGGTGTGA
- a CDS encoding MFS transporter produces the protein MTRRRRRLVLLICCMSLLIVSLDNTIVNVALPSLGHDLHAPISGLQWTVDAYTLTLASLLMLAGSTADRIGRRRTFQTGLVVFTAGSLLCSLAPSLGWLVAARIVQAVGGSMLNPVAMSIITNTFTDRRERAQAIGVWGGVVGVSMALGPVVGGLLTDTVNWRAIFWINVPIGLLALFLTWRFVPESKAPSARRLDPIGQLLVIVLLGTLTYGIIEGRAAGPAVSAVGFILAAAALAALIVWELRRPEPLIDMRFFRSAPFSGAAVMAVSGFASLGAFLFLNTLYLQSHRGLSALAAGLCTLPVAGITTVVGPLSGRLVGTRGPRLPSVVAGVCLAVAGWLLSQVTLTTPLPLLLGIYVIFGVGFGLLNPPITNTAVSGMPIAQAGVAAAVASTSRQVGQSLGVAIAGSMASSAAAHRVNALYGLIVLAVALLTTGRWARATAERTAARLAESPQVTLSQG, from the coding sequence ATGACCCGCCGGCGGCGGAGACTCGTCCTGCTCATCTGCTGCATGAGCCTGCTGATCGTGTCTCTCGACAACACGATCGTCAACGTCGCACTGCCGTCGCTCGGGCACGACCTGCACGCCCCGATCTCCGGCCTCCAGTGGACGGTGGACGCCTACACGCTGACGCTCGCGAGCCTGCTGATGCTGGCCGGCTCGACGGCCGACCGGATAGGGCGCCGCCGCACGTTCCAGACCGGCCTGGTGGTCTTCACGGCGGGGTCGTTGCTGTGCAGCCTCGCTCCGAGCCTGGGCTGGCTGGTGGCCGCCCGGATCGTCCAGGCCGTCGGCGGGTCGATGCTCAACCCGGTGGCCATGTCGATCATCACGAACACGTTCACCGACCGCAGGGAGCGGGCCCAGGCGATCGGCGTGTGGGGCGGCGTGGTCGGCGTCAGCATGGCACTCGGCCCGGTCGTCGGCGGCCTGCTCACCGACACGGTGAACTGGCGGGCCATCTTCTGGATCAACGTGCCGATCGGCCTGCTCGCCCTGTTCCTGACCTGGCGCTTCGTCCCGGAGTCGAAGGCGCCGTCGGCGCGCAGGCTCGACCCGATCGGGCAGCTGCTGGTCATCGTCCTGCTCGGCACGCTCACGTACGGGATCATCGAGGGCCGGGCCGCGGGCCCCGCCGTGAGCGCCGTCGGCTTCATCCTCGCGGCGGCGGCCCTGGCCGCGCTGATCGTCTGGGAGCTGCGCAGGCCCGAACCCCTCATCGACATGCGGTTCTTCCGCAGCGCGCCGTTCTCGGGCGCGGCCGTCATGGCGGTGTCGGGCTTCGCCTCCCTGGGCGCCTTCCTGTTCCTCAACACGCTATATCTGCAGAGCCATCGCGGTCTTTCCGCCCTCGCCGCGGGGCTGTGCACGCTGCCGGTCGCGGGGATCACGACGGTCGTGGGGCCGCTGTCGGGCCGGCTCGTCGGCACCCGCGGCCCGCGCCTGCCGTCCGTCGTCGCGGGCGTGTGCCTCGCCGTGGCCGGGTGGCTGCTGTCGCAGGTGACGCTCACCACGCCGCTTCCGCTGCTGCTCGGCATCTACGTGATCTTCGGTGTCGGGTTCGGCCTGCTCAACCCTCCGATCACCAACACCGCGGTCTCCGGGATGCCGATCGCGCAGGCGGGGGTGGCCGCCGCGGTCGCCTCGACCAGCAGGCAGGTCGGCCAGTCTCTCGGCGTGGCCATCGCGGGATCGATGGCCTCCAGCGCCGCGGCCCATCGGGTCAACGCCCTGTACGGCCTGATCGTGCTGGCGGTCGCCCTCCTGACGACCGGCCGCTGGGCCAGGGCCACGGCCGAGCGTACGGCGGCGCGGCTCGCTGAGAGCCCGCAGGTCACCCTGTCACAGGGGTGA
- the modA gene encoding molybdate ABC transporter substrate-binding protein, with protein sequence MALALVLLAVTGCGGGEGKTLTVFADTSLTGTFGPLGRTFEATHPGVAVRFDFGGSDALARRIAGGARADLFAAAGEAAMRASRAPNARVFARDSLQIAVPKGNPAHVANLKDLAAPGVTVALCAETAPCGTGAGIALADAGVTVTPASRERDAAAALDKVRLGKADAALVYRTDVRAAGGAVEGVDVPEAAKAALDYLVATVPGTENIALTREFVDLLLSNEGRRVLAGAGFTPVTG encoded by the coding sequence GTGGCGCTCGCGTTGGTGCTGCTCGCGGTGACCGGCTGCGGCGGCGGCGAGGGGAAGACGCTCACCGTGTTCGCCGACACCTCGCTCACCGGGACGTTCGGCCCGCTCGGCAGGACGTTCGAGGCCACCCATCCCGGCGTCGCCGTACGGTTCGACTTCGGCGGCAGCGACGCGCTGGCGCGGCGGATCGCGGGGGGAGCGCGCGCCGACCTGTTCGCCGCGGCAGGAGAGGCGGCCATGCGCGCGTCGAGGGCGCCGAACGCGCGGGTCTTCGCGCGCGACAGCCTCCAGATCGCCGTGCCGAAGGGGAACCCCGCCCACGTCGCGAACCTGAAGGACCTGGCCGCCCCCGGCGTCACGGTGGCCCTGTGCGCCGAGACGGCGCCGTGCGGGACGGGCGCGGGCATCGCGCTCGCCGACGCGGGCGTGACCGTCACGCCGGCGAGCCGGGAGCGGGACGCCGCGGCGGCGCTCGACAAGGTCAGGCTCGGGAAGGCGGACGCCGCGCTGGTCTACCGTACGGACGTCAGGGCGGCGGGGGGAGCGGTGGAGGGCGTGGACGTCCCCGAGGCGGCGAAGGCGGCCCTCGACTACCTGGTCGCGACCGTCCCCGGCACCGAGAACATCGCCCTGACCAGGGAGTTCGTCGACCTCCTCCTGTCCAATGAGGGCCGCAGGGTGCTCGCGGGCGCCGGCTTCACCCCTGTGACAGGGTGA
- a CDS encoding Dps family protein: MRESSQPWLHQRGTEIQAFGTVRDFPVGMSRETREYSCQRLNQILADTQILYSLYKKHHWLMRGPTFYQLHLLLDKHASEQLPIIDAVAERIQTLGGVAVGDPRQVAEMTVIPRPPDGVEEVPAMLSRLLEAHETILVAAHDAASRAAEMGDDGTNDLLVSEVIRTGELQAWFLAEHLVDTPLVRS, from the coding sequence ATGCGTGAGAGCAGCCAGCCCTGGCTTCACCAGAGGGGCACCGAGATACAGGCGTTCGGCACCGTGCGCGACTTCCCGGTCGGGATGTCGAGGGAGACCCGCGAATACTCCTGCCAGCGGCTCAACCAGATCCTGGCCGACACGCAGATCCTCTACAGCCTCTACAAGAAGCACCACTGGCTCATGCGGGGCCCGACCTTCTACCAGCTCCACCTGCTCCTCGACAAGCACGCGAGCGAACAGCTCCCGATCATCGACGCCGTCGCCGAACGCATCCAGACCCTCGGCGGCGTCGCGGTCGGCGATCCCCGCCAGGTGGCGGAGATGACCGTGATCCCGCGCCCGCCGGACGGCGTGGAGGAGGTGCCCGCCATGCTCTCCCGGCTCCTGGAGGCGCACGAGACGATCCTGGTCGCCGCGCACGACGCCGCCTCCCGTGCCGCCGAGATGGGCGACGACGGCACCAACGACCTGCTCGTCTCCGAGGTCATCCGTACGGGTGAGCTGCAGGCGTGGTTCCTCGCCGAGCATCTCGTGGACACGCCGCTCGTCCGCTCCTGA
- a CDS encoding phosphocholine-specific phospholipase C — MTAGSSLPPSLLRALARPVPPGSLADVEHVVFVMLENRSFDHYFGRMRGVRGFGDRNAVSTRAWRPIFEQDGVLPFSVREAAERAGADPMLLDTHDHTWLGTQNAWALGWNDGWVASKGPGSMAYYDRRDLPFHYELADTFTICDAYHCSLLSSTTPNRNYHMTGHTGYEPGTRQRALDNVASEGAEGHPGYDWVTVPELLTRAGHTWQVYQEWDNYECNNLEFFRPYVAVMDRLGLGSMRAFYEKVRAAEDPAPLLAELEARVAALEPADRDLYDRALRRAPAGGLGEWFAADVAAGRLPEVSYVVPSLADCEHPEGSSAVEGGRILYRLLDALGSHPEVWARTALLVTYDENDGFFDHVPPPVPPGGTPGEFVGGRPLGLGVRVPMIVVSPWSVGGHVCSETFDHTSTVRFLERRFGITAPIGEWRRRVAGDLTSAFDFGTPMTPPPVSPPVETAAAPRSVPAGNRWYPQVPDEQRMPVQEPGVKPARALPYQPDAEAVVRGRAVEIAMRNSGTASAHFILYGYLGEVATPLHFDVLGTAEEVVYFPCPTYDLVLVGPNGFRREFRGGTADPVEVTSAIDAAARAVVIDVANPGPLPAEVSVTPLAYGGEARTVRVEPGATARVEWHAPTGWYDLVIGVAGHDGFARRLMGHIENGRPSVTG; from the coding sequence ATGACGGCCGGATCCTCGTTGCCGCCCTCCCTGCTCCGGGCGCTGGCCCGGCCGGTCCCGCCGGGGAGCCTGGCCGACGTCGAGCACGTCGTCTTCGTCATGCTGGAGAACCGCTCGTTCGACCACTACTTCGGGCGGATGCGCGGGGTGCGGGGATTCGGCGACCGCAACGCGGTGTCCACCCGAGCGTGGCGGCCGATCTTCGAACAGGACGGCGTGCTGCCCTTCTCCGTACGGGAGGCGGCCGAGCGGGCCGGTGCCGACCCGATGCTGCTCGACACCCACGACCACACCTGGCTCGGCACCCAGAACGCCTGGGCCCTGGGCTGGAACGACGGCTGGGTCGCGAGCAAGGGGCCCGGCTCGATGGCCTACTACGACCGGCGCGACCTGCCCTTCCACTACGAGCTGGCCGACACGTTCACGATCTGCGACGCCTACCACTGCTCGCTGCTGAGTTCGACGACGCCCAACCGCAACTACCACATGACCGGTCACACGGGCTACGAGCCGGGCACCCGGCAGCGCGCGCTGGACAACGTCGCGTCCGAGGGGGCGGAGGGGCACCCGGGCTACGACTGGGTCACCGTGCCCGAGCTGCTGACGCGGGCCGGCCACACCTGGCAGGTCTACCAGGAGTGGGACAACTACGAGTGCAACAACCTGGAGTTCTTCCGGCCGTACGTGGCCGTGATGGACCGGCTCGGGCTGGGCAGCATGCGCGCGTTCTACGAGAAGGTGCGGGCGGCGGAGGACCCGGCGCCGTTGCTCGCGGAGCTGGAGGCGCGGGTGGCCGCCCTGGAGCCGGCCGACCGAGACCTCTACGACCGGGCGCTGCGCCGTGCCCCTGCGGGCGGCCTCGGGGAGTGGTTCGCCGCCGACGTCGCCGCCGGCCGCCTGCCCGAGGTGTCGTACGTCGTGCCCTCGCTGGCCGACTGCGAGCACCCGGAGGGATCGTCCGCCGTGGAGGGCGGGCGGATCCTCTACCGGCTGCTCGACGCGCTGGGGTCCCACCCCGAGGTCTGGGCGCGCACCGCGCTGTTAGTCACGTACGACGAGAACGACGGCTTCTTCGACCACGTGCCGCCGCCGGTCCCGCCCGGCGGCACCCCCGGGGAGTTCGTCGGCGGGCGGCCGCTCGGCCTCGGCGTCCGCGTGCCCATGATCGTCGTGTCGCCGTGGAGCGTGGGCGGCCACGTCTGCTCGGAGACGTTCGACCACACCTCGACCGTACGGTTCCTGGAGCGCCGGTTCGGGATCACCGCGCCGATCGGCGAATGGCGGCGCCGGGTGGCGGGCGACCTCACCTCCGCCTTCGACTTCGGCACGCCCATGACCCCGCCTCCCGTTTCGCCGCCGGTGGAGACCGCGGCCGCCCCGCGCTCGGTGCCGGCCGGGAACCGGTGGTATCCCCAGGTGCCCGATGAGCAGCGGATGCCGGTGCAGGAGCCGGGGGTCAAGCCCGCCCGCGCGCTGCCATACCAGCCGGACGCGGAGGCGGTCGTGCGCGGACGGGCGGTGGAGATCGCGATGCGCAACTCCGGCACCGCCTCCGCCCACTTCATCCTGTACGGCTACCTCGGCGAGGTGGCCACGCCGCTGCACTTCGACGTGCTCGGCACGGCGGAGGAGGTGGTCTACTTCCCCTGCCCGACCTACGACCTGGTGCTCGTCGGGCCGAACGGGTTCCGCCGGGAGTTCCGGGGCGGGACGGCCGACCCGGTGGAGGTCACCAGTGCGATCGACGCCGCGGCCCGCGCCGTCGTGATCGACGTGGCGAACCCTGGACCCCTCCCCGCCGAGGTGTCGGTCACCCCGCTGGCCTACGGAGGCGAGGCGCGTACGGTACGGGTCGAGCCGGGAGCCACCGCCCGCGTCGAGTGGCACGCCCCCACCGGGTGGTACGACCTGGTGATCGGCGTGGCCGGGCATGACGGGTTCGCCCGGCGGCTGATGGGACACATCGAGAACGGCCGCCCGAGCGTCACGGGGTGA
- a CDS encoding DNA glycosylase AlkZ-like family protein, whose amino-acid sequence MLTRRVLDRTLLDRTLLNRALLDRQMLLRRHDVKALAAIEHLVGMQSQTPLSPYVGLWTRLRGFRHEDLAGLLTDRSAVRIVLMRGTIHLVSADDCLALRPVVQPLLDRLLRTSYGRRLGGVDLGEVASAARALMEERPLSFAELDELLGERWPGHDALAQAVRAAVPLVQVPPRGVWGASGQARHVPAESWLGRPLGDGSAAGDMVLRYLRAFGPASVKDMQVWSGLTGLRSVVKGLDLVAYRDENGGASACWSSRPATPPRATSASWGRTLGVETLSVAVDAQASPDRVFAVLTDWPRHHEWMVLTRAWVVAGDGRSRGSRLAASTGVGPLSFVDTMDVTGWRPPHEVEVRHTGRVIRGIGRFHVLPRPDGGSRIIWEENLHLPLGLAGRIGWRIAGPVSAVFLRLSLRRLAALALRG is encoded by the coding sequence GTGCTGACCCGACGCGTGCTCGACCGCACACTGCTCGACCGCACACTGCTCAACCGCGCGCTGCTCGACCGCCAGATGCTGCTGCGTCGCCACGACGTCAAGGCTCTTGCCGCGATCGAGCACCTGGTCGGCATGCAGTCGCAGACTCCTCTCTCACCTTACGTCGGCCTCTGGACCCGCCTGCGGGGCTTCCGGCACGAGGACCTGGCCGGGCTGCTCACCGACCGCAGTGCCGTACGGATCGTGCTGATGCGCGGCACCATCCACCTGGTCAGCGCCGACGACTGCCTCGCCCTGCGCCCGGTCGTGCAGCCGCTCCTCGACCGGCTGCTGCGCACGTCGTACGGCAGGCGCCTCGGCGGGGTGGATCTCGGCGAGGTGGCGAGCGCCGCCCGCGCCCTCATGGAGGAGCGGCCGCTGAGCTTCGCGGAGCTCGACGAGCTGCTCGGCGAGCGGTGGCCGGGCCACGACGCGCTGGCCCAGGCCGTACGCGCGGCAGTGCCGCTGGTGCAGGTGCCGCCGCGTGGCGTGTGGGGCGCCTCGGGCCAGGCCCGGCACGTCCCCGCCGAGTCGTGGCTGGGCCGCCCGCTCGGCGACGGCTCGGCCGCCGGCGACATGGTGCTGCGTTATCTGCGCGCCTTCGGTCCGGCGTCGGTAAAGGACATGCAGGTCTGGTCGGGGCTGACCGGGCTGCGCTCCGTCGTGAAGGGTCTTGATCTGGTCGCCTACCGGGACGAGAACGGGGGGGCGAGCGCCTGCTGGAGTTCGCGGCCGGCGACGCCCCCGCGCGCGACATCCGCTTCCTGGGGTAGGACCCTTGGGGTGGAGACCCTCTCGGTGGCGGTGGACGCGCAGGCGAGCCCGGATCGGGTGTTCGCCGTGCTGACCGACTGGCCCAGGCATCACGAGTGGATGGTGCTGACCCGGGCGTGGGTGGTGGCCGGTGACGGGCGCAGCAGGGGCAGCAGGCTCGCGGCGTCCACCGGTGTCGGCCCGCTGTCGTTCGTGGACACGATGGACGTCACCGGCTGGCGGCCCCCACACGAGGTGGAGGTCCGCCACACCGGCCGTGTCATACGCGGGATCGGGCGGTTCCACGTGCTGCCCCGCCCGGACGGCGGGAGCAGGATCATCTGGGAGGAGAACCTCCACCTGCCCCTCGGCCTGGCCGGGCGGATCGGCTGGCGGATCGCCGGGCCGGTGAGCGCGGTCTTCCTGCGCCTGTCCCTGCGCCGCCTCGCCGCCCTCGCCCTGCGCGGTTAG
- a CDS encoding TenA family protein, with protein MTEESTTPFSEWLRSGSEPDWTAVVTHPFAEAIGSGTADMRRYLEQDFQFVDAFTALLGAAVAAADAFEARVAVGRFLGLTVADTERGYFHRALAEVGGETAPATLEPVTVEFRDLMDEVRRGQDYPLILAVLCVAEWTYLGWASRITKLPEGFVHREWIELHSGPEFEAWVGFLRGELDRLGPGLDADGRARVLRVFRRATALERRFFDMALG; from the coding sequence ATGACCGAGGAATCGACGACGCCGTTCAGCGAGTGGTTGCGGTCGGGGAGCGAGCCGGACTGGACGGCGGTGGTCACGCACCCCTTCGCGGAGGCGATCGGGAGCGGCACCGCCGACATGCGCCGCTATCTGGAGCAGGATTTCCAGTTCGTGGACGCCTTCACGGCGCTGCTCGGTGCCGCCGTCGCCGCCGCCGACGCCTTCGAGGCACGGGTGGCCGTGGGCCGCTTCCTCGGGCTGACCGTCGCCGACACCGAGCGGGGCTACTTCCACCGCGCGCTCGCCGAGGTCGGCGGTGAGACGGCACCGGCCACGCTGGAGCCGGTGACGGTCGAGTTCCGGGATCTGATGGACGAGGTGCGCCGCGGCCAGGACTATCCGCTGATCCTGGCGGTGCTGTGCGTGGCCGAATGGACCTATCTCGGCTGGGCCTCCCGGATCACGAAACTCCCGGAGGGCTTCGTCCACCGGGAGTGGATCGAGCTGCACAGCGGGCCGGAGTTCGAGGCGTGGGTGGGCTTCCTGCGTGGCGAGCTCGACCGGCTCGGCCCCGGGCTCGACGCGGACGGCCGGGCCCGGGTGCTCAGGGTCTTCCGGCGGGCGACCGCGCTGGAGCGCCGCTTCTTCGACATGGCGCTGGGCTAA